GTGGTGTTGAATGAATGGAGGGTGGTGGAGAGCTTCCTTTCGTTAGAGATAGGAGGAGTTGATGTGATCCTTGGGATGCTGTGGTTGTATTCATTAGGAGTGACTGAAATGGATTGGAAGAATTTGACAATGACATTCTTCCAtgacaacaacaaaataatcattaaaGGAAATCCCAGCCTGACGAATGGATTCCTAATTGAATGTAGGGCCTTGAGGATGGAGTGATGATTACAAAAGAATCAGAGGAAGGAGGAATGGCAATATTACAAGAAGGTGTTTCAACAGTTCTGGCTAAGTTCGAGGATGTGTTTGACCGGCCTGAAGAGCTACCCCTACAGAGAACCATTGAACATCATATATACCTAAAGAGAGGCACGGATCCCGTCAATGTCAGACCATATAGTTATGCATACCGACAGGAAATGGAAAGATTGGTGGATGAGAtgtattaaaccaccaattcacccaaaagcttaagccggtggttgaagacaaatttaattatatatcaccaacaagaTGCTCTCTTTAAGAGTTATCCAACCGAGTACTAGACCATATTCAAGCCCGGTTCTTCTGTTGGTGGAAAATAAAGATGGCAGTTGGAGATCCTGTGTCGACTACAGGGCCCTTAATAACGTAAAGATTCCATATAAGTTTTCCATTCCTGTCGTAGAGGAGCTTTTTGATGAATTGAATGGTGCTAccttattctttaaaatagaTCCGAAAGCCGGTTACCATCATATTAGAATGTGTGGGGAAGACATACATAGAGAAAACAGCCTTTAAAATGCACTAAGGGCATTATGAGTTCTTAGTCATGCCGTTCGGGTTGACTAATGCTCCAGCAACATTCCAGTCCCTTATGAATGCTATTTTCCGGTCATTTCTGAGGAAGTTTGTTCTTGTGTTTTTCGAcgacattttaatttatagcaGAGGACTTGAAGAACATCATCAGCGTATGGAGATAGTGCTAGAGGTACTAAGAGAGAACAAGCTTTATACTAATAAGAAGAAATGTAGTTTCGCTTATTCGAAGGTAGAATATTTGGGCCATATAATTTCAGGAAGAGGTGTTGAGGTGGATCCTGAAAATATTCGGTCTATTAAGCAATGGCCAGTTTCAACAAATGTGAAGGAGGTCAGGGGATTTCTTGGGCTGACTGGATATTATAGGCGTTTAGTTCAAAACTACAGATCGATTGCAGCCCCACTGACTCAGTTATTGAAAATCAGAGCCTTTAGGTGGAATGAGGAAGTTGAGGGAGCATTTAGCAAATTGCAAGACGCCCATGATGACACTGCCGGTATTAGCATTACCTGATTTCAGTGCACCATTTGAAGTGGAAACAGATGCATCCGGTTATGGAATTGGGGCAGTGTTGATGCAGAACAAAAGGCCAATTGCTTTCTTTAGCCATACATTAGGTATGAGAGATAGTGCCAAGCCTGTGTATGAGCATGAGTTGATGGCAATAGTTATGGCTGTGCAGCATTGGAGGCCATATCTGTTGGGTAAGAAATTCCTGGTGAAGACTGATCAGTGTTCCCTTAAGTTTTTGCTAGAGCAAAGGGTAATACAACGACAGTATCAAAAGTGGATTGCGAAGTTGCTTGGCTACTCCTTTGAGGTGGTATATAAGCCTggattggaaaacaaagcCGCGGATGCTCTGTCACGCTTACCACCATCAGTTCGTCTTAATTACCTCACAGCTCCAGCATTGACTGATTTAAAGGTGATCCAAGAAGAAGTGGAACAGGATTCGCACATGAAGGAGATATTGTTAAAGCTTCAAAGAGGAGAGAAAGTAagcaattatttattgaagCATGGTATGCTACGGTATAAAGAGAGGTTATTGACTGTTAAGTCCTCTTCGTTAATACCTTCTATATTGCATACAAATCATGATTCTGTTTTTGGAGGGCACTCAGGGTTTTTAAGAACTTAGAAGAGGTTGACAGGAGAGTTGTTTTGGGAGGGTATGAAGCATGATATACAGAAATACTGTGAAGAGTGTGTGACttgtcaaaaaaataaatcattagCTTTGACTCCGGCTGGGTTGCTGTTACCTTTAGAGATACCGAACCGGGTGTGGAATGACATTTCTATGGATTTCATTGAAGGGTTACCAAAGGCGGCAGGATGTGAAGTTATATTTGTGATAGTTGATCGTTTTAGTAAATATGCACTTTTCTGACCCTTAAACATCCTTATGATGTGAAGACAGTGACAAACCTATTTATGAAAGAAGTGGTCAGGTTACATGGGTTTCTGCAATCCATTGTATCGGATAGAGACAAGATCTTTCTAAgccatttttgaaaataattgtttcgACTATCGGACACAAAATTGAATAGGAGCACGGCCTACCATCCGCAAACCGATGGGTAAACACGTAGTAAACAGGGCTGTGGAGATTTACTTGCGCTGTTTTTGCTGTGAAAGGCCGAAAGAATGAGTTAGGTGGATTCATTGGGCGGAGTATTGGTATAATAATACACATCAACAGTCATTGGGAGTTACCCCATTCCAGGCCGTGTATGGAAGAATGCCACTACCGCTTATCTATTATAGAGATAGTGTGACTACAAATTCCACCATTGATGATCAGTTGAAGGAAAGGGAAATAGCCTAGGGGACACTGAAGGATCATTTGCGGATAGCacaagagaagatgaagagttATAGTGATCTCAAACGTAGACATGTGGAGTTTGATGAAGGGAATATGGTATTCTTGAAGATCTGACCCTATAGACAGATGTCAATGAGGAAGAGGAGGAATGAGAAGTTGTCTCCTAAGTATTATGGTCCTTATCGGGTAATGAAGAGAGTGGGACCTGTGGCGTACAAACTTGAACTCCCTACATCTGCTACAATTCATCCTGTGATCCATATATCTAAGCTGAAACATGCCTTTGGAGATTGTAAAGAGGCGCAAGAGCGGGTGCCATATTTAACGAAAAATCATGAATGGCTTGCTATTCCAAATGAAGTCTTCGAGTACAAAAAGGATGACAAAGGGAATTGGGAAGCTTTCATGAGTTGGAAAGGGCTTCCCCAACATGACGCAACCTGGGAAAAGTATGATGAATTTCAGCCGTCGTTTCCTGATTATCACattgaggacaaggtgaaacTGGAACAGGAATGCAGTGATAGACCACCCATAATTCATCAGTATCTCTCACCACAGTTCAGAGCTTTTACTGCCAGTCCTGAAGACCCCAATACCCAAGAGTATCCACCTTATCTTAGAGTGTCCGAAGTGGAAAGTTGCTATCATGGAAGAAATGAGAGTCCTGGAATAAAACAAGACATGGGATCTCTATACACTCCCTAAGGGACACAAGACTATTggatgcaaatgggtgttTACAATCAAGTATAGAGTAGATGGTACAATTGACAGACGTAAGACCAGGCTAGTTGCAAAAGGGTTCACTCAAACCTATGAGATTGACTATTCTAAGACTTTTTCTCCTGTTGCAAAGTTGAACACTATTAGAGTTTTGTTGTCTATTGCAGTGAATAAAGATTGGTCCCTGTATCAACTTGATGTTAAGAATGCATTCTTGAATGAGGATCTTAAAGAGGAAGTGTACATGAGTCCGCCTCCAAGATTTGAAGCTCAATTTAATAATCAGGTTTGCAAGCTTCGAAAGTCCTTATACAGGTTGAAACAATCACCAAGAGCGTGGTTTGACAGATTTTCCACTTTCATCAAGTCTCAGGAGTACAATCTGGGGCACTTTGATCCCTTCTTGTTCACCAAAGTCTCCAAGGCAGAGAAAATTGCAATATTGATTGTCTTTGTCAATGACATTGAGCTATCTGGGGATGATACTAATGAGATcgttcaacaaaagaaaaagatgggaTTTGAGTGTGAAATCAAGTATTTGGAAAATCTGAAGTATTTCCTTGGAATGGAGGTAGCCAGATCTAAAGAAAGCATCTACGTGTCTCCGAGAAAATACACCATTGATTTGCTAACCGAGACGGACATGTTAGGATGTCGTCCTGCTGACACtcctattgaattcaactgTAAACTAGGAAACTTTGATGATCAAGttccagttgataaagaacaatatCAACGCCTTGtaggtaaattaatttacttatctcATACTCGACctgatatttcttttgttgaggCATACATGGACGGCAGAATCACCTCCggttattgtacctttgtttgGAAAAATCTTGTAACTTGGGGGAGTAAGAAGTAAAGTGATGTGACCAGAAGCAATGTTGAGGCTGAATACTAAGCCATGAGTTTGGAAATATTTGAGGAAATTTGGCTCCAAAAAGTCTTGCTGATCTTCATCAAGAATGTGAGACAACATTGACGCTTTTCTATGATAATAAAGTCACTATTAGTATTGGTAACAACCCCATTCAACATGATAGAGctaaacatgttgagattgatcggcatttcatcaaagaaagatTTGACAATGGGAGTATATGCATTCCACACATCCCTTCGAGCCAACAAGTTGCTGATGTTCTCACCAAGGGACTTCTCATACCAAACTTCGACTtttgtgttagcaagttgggcctcattgatatttaTGTCCTAACTTGAGAGGGAGAGTTGGAATTAGTGGGCTTGGCCCTTAGGGTAcatatggaaagattatggaaATATTTACCCTAATTCCTaaatctttcccttttttctatTCCCTTGTATTTCTATGTATTCTCCTCATTGTACCtattgtaaaatttatcagaaaataataagaaaagtatCAAAAAGTTCAACCAAGAGATCACCAGAAAATGAGTAGAATTGCATAATTACCAGCGATTAAAGAGAGGTTGTTGTCATTGACAAAGAGTATCAAAAGACTAGACATCCAATTGGAAAAACAACTGTTGCTAAAATGCATCAAAGGAATAGCGAAGGACAATTCGACAATCTTTGGAAGAATAGAAGGATCGTCGAGCAAAGGACCGACAATTGAGAGTATCATCGAAGGTGGTGGTACGACATTGAAGGAAATCAAGGTAGAAGGTAAAAACGAACAAGTCTGAAGGGGATGAAAACACGAACGATCCTAGCAAATTCAAGAGGGGAGGGCATGTATAGTTAATGTCGTGAGTGAGAAGGATATGCCATTTTTTACGGCCGGAATCATAAGGCAGAAATGAAggaggttccaagtgccttatacttgggtttatcttgtattttcctatagttcattataataaattaagatcttgttcttgttagcaAGTGTTCTAACAAAGGATACAGCAAAAAGGCCCCACAAGTGAAGCTCTTCTCCTAAAATGCCTATCAAGAGTCTTCACACAACCAAGCAAGGCTTTCTTTGGAATCTTAATACTTCAAATGGCATCGGACACCAAACTCCCAATGGGATAGGGATCCAACAATAACTTGAAGAAGGATTTACAAGAAAACCCTTAACGAGGATTCAAACTCCAAATGCAAACATTACGTCTCCCCTCCCTAAAAGTGCATGCCTTCGATAAAGAAAGAAGGTTTCCCTATTGGACAAATGGCGACGGAACCCAAAGGAAAAAGACAGTTCTCAAACCAAATCAAGAAGTCCAAGATCGGACAATTTTTAGAACTAGAAAGGTGATAGAGATGTGGaaagacaaaagaaagagCTCCATCCCCCACCCACCCAGAAAAAACGTGTCCTTACCATTCCCCACAACACATCtgacaaaaatgagaaaaaattggaagctaaagttcaaacaaaatatcttTCAACTGGTTCCGATGTGTGTCTTTAACCCCTTTCACCACCCCTTCAAAAGGATGGTTGCCATGCTTGCTCACAGTAATCCTAAGCCAAGAAGCTttgggttcaagagcaaaccctAAAGCCACTTAGCCGATAGAGCTCTGTTTCTCCgaactattataactcacGTCATCTCAATCAGTCTAGAACCACTTGGTCATGGCACTTGGCAATCAAACCAACCATTGATATTTCAAACTGAATGAATATGTTTTAGAATAACAactcttttcttattttctttttaaaaaaatgagtgaTTGCAAAGGGAAAAGAGTTGGGCTTTAATTTGGTTGCAGTATGCTTAGGCTTAGCAGCTACATCTAATacaataaatcaatatttaatgTAATACATTTGAGCTACAATCATAAAAAACATTACTAAGAGGGGAGGAAGCACTTCCTCTCCTTCTCAAGCAAAAGACCAATGCCCCAGGTTCCAAACTCAATTCAAGCAGTAATATTGCATTCTAACTGCAACTAGCAGCTGATGAGCCTATCAATAAGGAAAGAATGCAAAACTCACCGAAAGGAATGCCAAAACAGAAGTCGTGAATTTTTGCTGTTCGTTTTGGCACAGCACCAACATCTTCAGGTTCCTCCAGCTTCTCATTCTCTAAATTTCCAACATCGGACAATTTTTCAATACCTGGATATGAGTTTGTGGCAGCTTGAGATTCTGATAAATCAGTGGCATTGCTTAAAGTTGTTTTGGTCTGGGAATCAGCTGCATTCAAACCAGATCCTTCAACGCTCATAACAATCGAAAACTGAAAAAGGAATATTCAAGTGTCAGATCAACCGATTATCCACTGAATGTCATTGTGTATTAGGCACTTCCAAGAAATCGccatttcaaaactttaaaatcaaatgGGAACTTTCATATCTCTTGTCAATTAGAAGTCCAATCAAAGTTCCAGAAAATGTACAGATGATATATCCATGAAACTAAACGTAAGCAGAGAAGCATAAAATTCAACCAGCGGGAAGAACAAAGCATTTATACTTAGGTAGTTGAAACTTAAAATCATTCAAGTAACAGAGCACAAAATGCTATAACCGAatcaaaacattcaaacagAAGGGTAAAATATAtcgaatttaaaattaacacTATCCATGcatcaaattaaaagctaaCGGAAAAGGGTTTTCATCACTGATTTATAAAGCGAAGCACACTCTCAATTCATCAAAATTCACTAcaacttcttcaaatttccGGTTCAGAGAGTTACTTAACGAGAATACAGAAAGGATACACAAACCTTAGGGAAGGAAAGAGAAGCACGAGAAGCTAAGAATGGTCGGCGGTGTTGCAGGCGAAAGCCACGGTTGATGGCGGACAAACACGAAAACTGAGACGCTGTCGCCGCCATGTTAGATCGGAATAAGGTTAGAAGAAGAAACGGTACGAAGTATGAACAAGAAAATCGAGCGAAAATTCAAGAATATGGAATCAAACGTAAGGATTGATGTGGGGGGTTTTAGAGGATTATACTTCGGAAGAATCTGGATCGCCTCCACGTTTTTCAGaaggttgaaaattaaaatagttgaattgaaaatgaagtCAATTGGGccaaatatacatatttaaataatatagaatCGCTATGCAAATTCCAtttcttcacaaaaaaaaaaaaaaagaaaaagaaaacactcgGTTTGttgtttcaatatttgaaTCAAAATCGATAGTATCGCTCATACATCGCGACACTTATACATTGTTGAAACATCGTGGATATATCGGTTAATAGATGGTATTCATTGAAAAATTGGTAGATATCAAAAAGTATCATCAAAATATCATAGATATATCGATTGAGTATCGTAGATGTTATACCGATTTTGAGTGCCTAATTGTTCTCctatccatttttttcatttttaaaaacatcattttCTACTTAATTGTGTATGAacctttttcaaatatcaaccGATTCTAACTTATTTAATTGAAGACTTCCgttattaaattctaaaatttagacAAAATATCAACCTATTCCAAAATCATTATTACCTTTGATTTCCATAATTGGATTTGATTGTTTGAGAATTGTTGATTAAATGGAAGGGATTTAGTGTTGTGTTCATTTATAGTTTTAGTGCTTGGGTTGCAAGAATAAAATGTGTGAGTTAAATGCATGTTGAAAACCCTTTCTAACCCTTTCTACATGGCGAGTTATGGTCATTGCATGTGAGATGCAGCTATGTCTCTAGGTCAAGACTATGCAATACAAGGTACAAGATCATGTCCTCGCGTAGTTACTAAACCCTTCTTGAGTACAAATTTTACTATCGCTAGCATGAATGTAAGCGAAATGATAGGTTTCTTGGGTAAGCTAGGGTCGAAcacaaaaaattgatataaaaaatcttAGTTATAAAGCTTACTTATTTATCTGAAcggtataaaatatttatacatatgtGTCTAAGTGTTAATCCTAATATCTACACTAGAGATTCTATAAAATAGTGAGAAGATGGAGAACGAACTAAATTGCGTTAAGAAAGCATAAAGGAAGGTCTTTGCATTGTAAGGGATTACACGGTAAGCATTGATCTGTATAGATCAATTAACTAGCATATAGTTAAGGGGAGCACCTCTCATTGCTTTAAACGCCCCACTTGCTCTCCTTTTGGGATGCTAAtgataaagtttaatttccTTAAGTGATATTTATCtagaaattgttatttataaaattcatgttttctctttttaaggGTAGTAGCCTCTTGGTGCCAAGTCACCACACTTGTTCTCCTCTTGGGACACAAATGGAGGTTTAATTGCCAAGATGGAGTTTGTCTCCAAACTCCTTGTGTGCATTAACTATGTCCTTGCTACTTACTCTCTCGAATAGTTGGCTGCAAACGCTAGCCAAGAGaaaaataactcaactaatACGATAAACCTTATAAGTTAGACTTTTTATCAAAAACTTATCACAAGCCTAAACTACTTGTAACACTTTGACATGTGAGCATTAAGGGAATGATAGATTGAAAGGGGATAAATATGTCatgtattaaagaatgtaAGTCTTAGACCACTGTACAACATAAACATTATACATTataatgaaatacaaaaatggaaagtaaagGTGTGAAAGATATTACTAGTTAGATGTGGGAAGATAACAGAATCTTTCTTTAATCTCTTTCTAAGCTCTCATTTACAAGATTGACCGAAGAAAATGATAGAGAGCTTTTACAAAAGGCAGAAAAGCGAGTCTTTTCTGTCGGCTCCAATGGAGCTCTTTAGGTTTTGGCTCATTCAGGCCAGACAGGTCATTCGGTGTAGAAGGAGACTTTATATAAACTACTTTTAGCAGAATACTTCTATTATTTTGATCATGTCAACATCGATTTCAACCTTATCATGTCACATCAACttcaactaccattcttgttTGCTAGTGAGTCTTCCTTGTGTAATGAAGTAGCTCCTCGTCTAGGGATTTTAcgttggaaaatgaaataggGCTAGATGCAGCGGAATTAACATAACTTTTTTCTCTAACCCTTAGAACGTAAACAGACCGtgcataaataattaaatcacgAATAAACATACCTTTGTGTcgatatttcaaatttgaattgcCTTGTTCTAATAAGGACGATCCTCCAAATTCGTATCACCAAACATTCTCTAACAGTATCCACGCACGAACTGGAAATTCGACTCCTCAAATTCAGGTATGCTAGAACCTCACAAAGTAAGAATTTCGACTCTCTTTATTCTCTCTATGTAGAATGAATTTTATGTCTTTGCTTGTATGTAAAATAAAACCCCTAAGGTCTTATTTATATGCTTCATGGGGTTTCATAATAAGCTTAAAATTCCTAATAATCTTATAACTTCTAATAAGCTTCCAATTCTCCCATTGagcttattaattaattacacgTCTCCTAATAAG
This is a stretch of genomic DNA from Cucumis sativus cultivar 9930 chromosome 4, Cucumber_9930_V3, whole genome shotgun sequence. It encodes these proteins:
- the LOC101221930 gene encoding protein FATTY ACID EXPORT 1, chloroplastic, with translation MAATASQFSCLSAINRGFRLQHRRPFLASRASLSFPKFSIVMSVEGSGLNAADSQTKTTLSNATDLSESQAATNSYPGIEKLSDVGNLENEKLEEPEDVGAVPKRTAKIHDFCFGIPFGGIVLSGGLISFIFSRNPSAFSSLVSGGALLVLSTLSLKIWRQGKSSFPFILGQAVFTASFFWNSYQTYSLTKNVFPTAIYAALSAAMLCFYLYVVISGGNPPPKKLKPSPSAA